A window of Lentibacillus sp. Marseille-P4043 contains these coding sequences:
- a CDS encoding QcrA and Rieske domain-containing protein has translation MSEKKQQVSRRQFLNYTLTGVGGFMAAGMLVPMLRMAVDPVLQPSKSGELVNVNISVDDLTNEPQRIDWKIDQVDAWYESKVDKAAWVYLDDNDEVVALSPICKHLGCFVSWEGSEDYPNQFYCPCHGGRYTKDGVNVPHTPPTAGLDIYESKVENGILYLGEAKPREEA, from the coding sequence ATGAGTGAAAAGAAGCAACAAGTATCCCGTCGGCAATTTCTAAATTATACCTTAACGGGTGTAGGTGGATTTATGGCAGCAGGTATGCTTGTCCCGATGTTACGTATGGCCGTTGACCCAGTTTTACAGCCATCTAAATCAGGGGAATTAGTGAATGTTAATATATCTGTCGATGATCTTACAAATGAGCCACAACGTATCGATTGGAAAATTGATCAAGTTGATGCATGGTACGAATCTAAAGTTGATAAAGCAGCTTGGGTTTACTTAGATGATAACGATGAGGTTGTAGCACTTTCCCCGATATGTAAGCACCTTGGTTGTTTTGTTTCTTGGGAAGGTAGTGAAGATTATCCAAACCAATTTTACTGCCCATGCCATGGAGGACGCTACACGAAAGACGGTGTAAACGTTCCACATACACCACCAACTGCTGGACTTGACATTTATGAAAGCAAAGTGGAAAACGGAATATTGTACCTTGGCGAAGCAAAACCAAGAGAGGAGGCGTAA
- the qcrB gene encoding menaquinol-cytochrome c reductase cytochrome b subunit produces the protein MLQKMYDWIDERVDITPLWRDIADHEVPEHVNPAHHFSAFVYCFGGLTFFVTVIQILSGMFLTMYYVPDIENAWKSVYYLQTEVAHGQIVRGMHHWGASVVIVMLFLHTLRVFFQGAYKKPRELNWMVGVLLFFCMLGLGFTGYLLPWDNKAYFATQVGLEIAESVPFIGEWIKVLLAGDASIVGAQTLTRFFAIHVFFLPAGLFALMAVHFLLIRKQGISGPL, from the coding sequence ATGCTACAAAAAATGTATGATTGGATCGATGAACGCGTTGATATTACGCCTTTGTGGCGCGATATTGCGGATCACGAAGTTCCTGAACATGTTAATCCGGCACACCATTTTTCAGCGTTTGTTTATTGTTTTGGTGGATTAACGTTTTTCGTAACAGTAATACAAATACTTTCAGGAATGTTTTTAACCATGTATTATGTACCAGATATTGAAAATGCATGGAAGTCTGTTTACTACTTACAAACAGAAGTAGCTCATGGTCAAATTGTACGAGGCATGCACCATTGGGGCGCAAGTGTTGTTATTGTAATGCTTTTCTTACATACATTGCGCGTGTTTTTCCAAGGCGCGTATAAAAAACCTCGTGAACTTAACTGGATGGTAGGGGTATTATTATTCTTTTGTATGCTTGGACTAGGATTTACAGGCTACCTGCTACCATGGGATAACAAAGCTTATTTCGCAACACAAGTTGGACTTGAAATAGCGGAAAGTGTTCCATTCATCGGTGAGTGGATAAAGGTTCTTTTAGCTGGTGATGCAAGTATTGTAGGTGCACAGACACTGACAAGATTCTTTGCGATTCACGTATTTTTCTTGCCAGCAGGTTTGTTTGCCTTAATGGCAGTTCACTTTTTACTAATACGTAAACAAGGTATTTCTGGACCACTATAA
- a CDS encoding menaquinol-cytochrome c reductase cytochrome b/c subunit encodes MHKGKGMKFVGDSRISADTKPNVPKDYSEYPGRTEAFWPNFLLKEWLVGSVFLVGFLCLTIAHPSPLEGMADPTNAGYIPLPDWYFLFLYELLKYDFASGPYILFGILVIPGLAFGGLLLAPFLDKGPGRRPHQRPVAVGMMLLGVASVIWLTYESSAHVDWEARAEANKPVQPTNVEIDKDSAGYKVFKSNCMTCHGEDLQGGAAAPSLIGIDHSKEEVMKIAQEGTGDMPPGVFKGTDEELNDLAEFIVSVNEEAK; translated from the coding sequence GTGCATAAGGGTAAAGGAATGAAGTTTGTCGGCGATTCACGAATTTCAGCCGATACAAAACCGAATGTTCCCAAAGACTATTCTGAGTATCCTGGAAGAACAGAAGCTTTTTGGCCTAACTTTTTATTAAAAGAATGGTTAGTTGGTTCTGTATTCTTAGTTGGATTTCTTTGCTTAACAATTGCTCATCCATCACCATTAGAAGGTATGGCTGATCCGACAAATGCGGGTTATATACCATTACCAGACTGGTATTTCTTATTCTTATATGAATTGTTAAAATACGACTTTGCAAGTGGACCATATATTCTATTTGGTATTCTAGTCATTCCTGGTCTTGCATTTGGTGGCCTGTTATTAGCGCCATTTTTGGATAAAGGACCTGGTAGGAGACCACACCAACGTCCTGTTGCAGTTGGTATGATGTTACTTGGTGTAGCATCTGTTATTTGGTTAACATATGAATCATCTGCACACGTTGATTGGGAAGCTCGTGCAGAAGCTAATAAACCAGTACAACCTACAAATGTCGAAATTGATAAAGATAGTGCTGGTTATAAAGTATTCAAAAGCAATTGTATGACTTGTCACGGTGAAGATTTACAAGGTGGGGCTGCTGCTCCTTCTTTAATCGGAATTGATCATTCGAAAGAAGAAGTTATGAAAATTGCTCAAGAAGGTACCGGCGATATGCCTCCAGGTGTATTTAAAGGAACCGATGAAGAATTAAACGATTTAGCAGAATTTATTGTATCTGTTAATGAAGAAGCTAAATAG
- a CDS encoding DUF1405 domain-containing protein codes for MIRYILQDRKFLLCLFIINLLGTIYGYIWYEQQLEITPTIFLIFVPDSPTATLFFTIVLLFFLLKKHAPYLEALAIVTLFKYGIWAVVMNLLTLNVDGHLAWQGYMLIASHGAMAIQGLLYAPFYKIKFKHLAVAAIWTLHNDVIDYVFEMMPMYGSLTEYMNEIGYFTFWLSILSIFIAYWLTARSSNRLND; via the coding sequence ATGATACGATACATACTGCAAGATAGAAAGTTTTTACTTTGTTTATTTATTATTAACTTACTTGGAACAATTTATGGATATATATGGTATGAACAACAATTGGAGATTACACCAACAATTTTTCTCATCTTTGTACCAGATAGTCCAACAGCAACACTGTTTTTTACAATCGTTCTTCTTTTTTTTCTATTAAAAAAACATGCACCTTACTTAGAGGCGCTTGCAATTGTAACACTGTTTAAATATGGAATTTGGGCAGTCGTTATGAATTTATTAACGCTCAATGTTGACGGACATTTAGCTTGGCAAGGTTACATGCTAATTGCATCACATGGTGCAATGGCAATTCAAGGGTTACTTTATGCACCATTTTATAAAATTAAATTCAAACATTTGGCAGTTGCTGCAATTTGGACGTTACATAATGATGTGATTGACTATGTATTTGAGATGATGCCAATGTATGGTTCATTAACGGAATATATGAATGAGATAGGCTACTTTACTTTCTGGCTCAGTATATTATCTATTTTTATTGCATATTGGTTAACAGCTAGAAGTTCAAATCGGTTGAATGACTAA
- a CDS encoding sporulation protein YpjB — MTKLSVINLTSHAYTLVLEDVYEVISMKHLLVRFLFVLLMLGVFVFPLYAVNAFTKPPFSTATNVETTSDMTPLYWMIAIVGGLIAVTLTYVSWRKYKGEVKKRSKKGPNS; from the coding sequence ATGACTAAGTTATCCGTTATAAATTTAACATCACACGCATATACATTAGTGTTAGAAGATGTATACGAGGTGATCTCTATGAAGCATCTGTTGGTTCGTTTCCTATTCGTTCTGTTAATGTTAGGTGTTTTTGTTTTTCCACTATATGCTGTCAATGCATTTACAAAACCTCCATTTTCAACAGCTACCAATGTAGAAACAACCAGTGATATGACACCATTGTACTGGATGATTGCAATTGTTGGTGGATTAATTGCAGTTACACTGACGTATGTTAGTTGGAGAAAATATAAAGGTGAAGTAAAAAAACGATCAAAGAAAGGACCAAACAGTTGA
- a CDS encoding zinc metallopeptidase has product MQMSLGGYIIYFVLLMVIPLLAQSKVKNTYKKYAKKATSSHMTGAEVARKILNDNGIFNVSVEETRGFLSDHYDPRKKVVRLSSDNYHGHSMASSAIAAHEVGHAIQDAESYAFLRFRHALVPVANLGSNMSFILILAGIFMGMMNLVLLGIIFMSAAVLFQLVTLPVEYNASSRAMEQLVSTGVIRNNEERETKKVLNAAALTYVAAALVAVAELLRFVLMFVGANED; this is encoded by the coding sequence ATGCAAATGTCACTTGGTGGGTATATCATTTACTTTGTCCTATTAATGGTTATTCCGTTATTGGCGCAATCAAAAGTGAAAAACACCTATAAAAAATATGCAAAAAAAGCAACATCATCACACATGACAGGTGCAGAAGTTGCTCGAAAAATTTTAAATGATAATGGTATTTTCAATGTAAGCGTTGAGGAAACTAGAGGATTTCTTTCCGATCATTATGATCCACGGAAAAAAGTTGTCCGACTTTCTAGTGATAATTATCATGGTCACTCGATGGCATCTTCAGCAATCGCAGCCCATGAAGTAGGACATGCTATTCAAGATGCAGAATCATATGCTTTTTTACGTTTCAGACACGCGTTAGTTCCTGTAGCTAATTTAGGATCTAATATGTCCTTCATCCTAATTTTGGCGGGGATTTTCATGGGGATGATGAACTTAGTACTGTTAGGGATTATCTTCATGTCTGCTGCAGTATTATTCCAATTGGTAACATTACCTGTCGAGTATAACGCATCAAGTCGCGCAATGGAACAATTGGTTTCTACCGGTGTTATCCGCAATAACGAAGAACGGGAAACGAAAAAAGTTTTAAATGCCGCGGCGCTGACATACGTTGCTGCTGCATTAGTTGCTGTAGCAGAACTATTGCGATTTGTGTTAATGTTTGTAGGAGCAAATGAAGATTAA
- a CDS encoding YitT family protein, with amino-acid sequence MKLIFGLKIKNILFILLGSAIFSFGIVHFNMQNNLSEGGFTGITLLMYFLWNWDPAITNLVLNIPVFFVGWKFLSRNTFLYTIIGTVAVSLFLSIFQIHPFPVHLESDMTLAALFAGVFIGIGLGIIFRYGGTTGGVDIIARIVHKYAGWSMGKTMFLFDFMVITSSVIVYLNLVEGMYTLVAVYIAARVIDFIQEGAYSGRGATIISSQSDEIAKKINIDMDRGVTVLAGKGSFTGETRDVLYCVVGRNEIVRLKGIIEDIDPHAFVAVGSVHDVAGEGFTLDENKNPIDD; translated from the coding sequence ATGAAATTGATTTTTGGTCTAAAAATAAAAAATATCTTATTTATCCTTTTAGGTTCCGCTATTTTCTCATTTGGAATTGTTCATTTTAATATGCAGAATAATTTGAGTGAAGGCGGATTTACCGGGATTACACTGCTTATGTATTTCTTGTGGAATTGGGATCCAGCGATTACAAATTTAGTTCTTAATATTCCGGTGTTTTTTGTCGGATGGAAGTTTCTAAGCCGGAATACGTTTTTATATACGATCATCGGAACAGTTGCGGTATCACTATTTTTAAGTATTTTTCAAATTCATCCGTTTCCTGTTCATTTAGAATCTGATATGACGTTGGCAGCACTGTTTGCCGGTGTTTTTATTGGGATTGGGCTTGGGATTATTTTTCGTTATGGTGGAACAACTGGCGGGGTTGATATTATCGCACGGATTGTTCATAAATACGCAGGTTGGAGCATGGGCAAGACAATGTTCTTGTTTGATTTCATGGTCATTACCTCATCCGTAATCGTGTATTTAAACCTTGTCGAAGGGATGTATACACTTGTTGCAGTTTATATTGCTGCACGGGTAATTGACTTTATTCAAGAAGGTGCCTATTCAGGGCGTGGAGCAACTATTATTTCTAGCCAGAGTGACGAAATAGCAAAGAAAATTAACATCGATATGGATCGTGGCGTTACGGTACTAGCGGGGAAAGGGAGCTTTACAGGCGAAACACGGGATGTACTCTATTGTGTTGTTGGCAGAAACGAAATTGTCCGTCTGAAAGGGATTATAGAAGATATTGATCCCCACGCGTTCGTCGCCGTTGGTTCTGTCCATGATGTGGCTGGAGAAGGATTTACCCTCGACGAAAATAAAAACCCGATAGATGATTAA
- a CDS encoding nucleotide pyrophosphohydrolase: MENKKPIYNTVDIQKRVDSYISQFKEGYFSPLSLMARLSEEVGEMAREVNHFYGEKPKKASEAENTVEEELGDIIFVLTCFANSLNIDLSEAFDKSISKIETRDKDRWTKKD, translated from the coding sequence ATGGAAAATAAGAAACCTATTTATAATACGGTAGACATCCAAAAACGTGTTGATTCGTACATATCACAGTTTAAAGAGGGGTATTTCTCACCATTAAGTTTAATGGCACGACTGTCTGAAGAAGTTGGAGAGATGGCAAGAGAAGTGAACCATTTCTATGGTGAGAAACCTAAAAAGGCAAGTGAAGCAGAAAATACGGTAGAAGAAGAACTTGGCGACATTATCTTTGTTCTGACGTGCTTTGCAAATTCACTTAATATCGATTTATCGGAGGCATTTGATAAGTCGATCAGCAAAATTGAAACAAGAGATAAGGATCGCTGGACAAAAAAAGATTAA
- the dapB gene encoding 4-hydroxy-tetrahydrodipicolinate reductase, which translates to MSINVIIAGPRGKMGSEAIQMVTNEPNFELVACVDRINNGKTLQDIDGLPDLAVPIFEDINECFEKIQADVFIDLTVPKAAFEHAKQALNHQVRPIIGTSGLTDEQLEVLRQIAKEVKTGCVVAPNFAVGAVLMMQFAKMAAKHFPDVEIIEKHHDQKLDAPSGSAVKTAQLIKETREAKHQGHPKEEETIAGARGAEMDGMHIHSVRLPGLVAHQEVLFGGSGQTLTIKHDSYNRESFMAGIKFAINKVINLDEFVYGLENILE; encoded by the coding sequence ATGAGTATTAATGTCATTATCGCTGGACCAAGGGGTAAAATGGGGTCTGAGGCCATTCAAATGGTTACGAATGAACCAAATTTTGAATTAGTTGCATGTGTAGATCGAATAAATAATGGAAAGACACTTCAAGACATCGATGGATTACCGGATTTAGCTGTTCCTATTTTCGAAGACATCAATGAATGCTTTGAAAAGATACAAGCAGATGTTTTTATTGATTTGACTGTTCCAAAAGCAGCTTTTGAACATGCCAAGCAGGCACTAAATCATCAGGTGCGGCCTATAATTGGTACGTCTGGGCTTACAGATGAACAATTAGAAGTATTGAGGCAGATTGCCAAGGAAGTAAAAACAGGGTGTGTCGTTGCCCCAAACTTTGCTGTTGGAGCTGTCTTAATGATGCAATTTGCGAAAATGGCAGCCAAACACTTCCCAGATGTAGAAATAATTGAAAAACACCATGATCAAAAACTGGATGCTCCATCAGGCTCTGCTGTCAAAACTGCACAACTTATAAAAGAAACAAGGGAAGCCAAACATCAAGGACATCCTAAAGAAGAAGAAACAATTGCTGGAGCAAGAGGGGCAGAAATGGATGGCATGCATATTCATAGTGTCCGCTTACCAGGATTAGTCGCACATCAAGAGGTATTGTTCGGTGGTTCTGGACAAACATTAACGATTAAGCATGATTCTTATAATCGTGAATCATTTATGGCTGGCATCAAATTTGCGATTAATAAAGTGATAAATTTGGACGAGTTCGTATACGGATTAGAAAATATTTTGGAGTAG